The Candidatus Brocadiaceae bacterium genome contains a region encoding:
- a CDS encoding sugar phosphate isomerase/epimerase, with product MKYAFMTFSTPEMELAPVLALARELGYDGIEVRVSAGHKHGLEPDATPEQRTAACDAVRATGVPICCVATSCRFADPAIREGLVQQALQCIDLAADVGAGCIRVFGGQLPEGTAREAAVEQVAEALGRLAGRARERGVAVCMETHDDWCDPHHVAAVMQKVDDPAIAVNWDIMHPVRRGGATMDEAFEILKPWIRHVHFHDGKPGEGLCLIGQGDIDHRRAVELLQGLGYDGYLSGEWINRGPHEDYLAAELATMRGYEA from the coding sequence ATGAAGTATGCATTCATGACGTTCTCGACGCCCGAGATGGAGCTGGCGCCCGTGCTGGCCCTGGCGCGCGAGCTGGGCTACGACGGCATCGAGGTGCGCGTGAGCGCCGGCCACAAGCACGGCCTGGAACCCGACGCCACGCCCGAGCAGCGCACGGCCGCCTGCGACGCCGTGCGCGCCACGGGCGTGCCCATCTGCTGCGTGGCCACGTCCTGCCGCTTCGCCGACCCCGCCATCCGCGAGGGACTCGTGCAGCAGGCCCTGCAGTGCATCGACCTGGCCGCCGACGTGGGTGCCGGCTGCATCCGTGTGTTCGGAGGTCAGCTCCCCGAGGGTACCGCGCGCGAGGCGGCCGTCGAACAGGTGGCCGAGGCCCTCGGCCGGCTGGCCGGGCGCGCGCGCGAACGGGGGGTCGCCGTCTGCATGGAGACGCACGACGACTGGTGCGACCCCCACCACGTGGCTGCCGTTATGCAGAAGGTCGACGACCCGGCCATCGCCGTCAACTGGGACATCATGCACCCGGTGCGCCGCGGCGGGGCGACGATGGACGAGGCGTTCGAGATCCTGAAGCCCTGGATCCGCCACGTGCACTTCCACGACGGCAAGCCCGGAGAGGGGCTGTGCCTGATCGGCCAGGGTGACATCGACCACCGGCGCGCGGTCGAGCTGCTGCAGGGCCTGGGCTACGACGGCTACCTGAGCGGGGAGTGGATCAACCGCGGCCCGCACGAGGACTACCTGGCCGCCGAACTGGCCACGATGCGGGGTTACGAGGCGTAG
- a CDS encoding amidohydrolase: MTARLYTAERIWTMDAHRPYVRHMAVENGRILAVGDEARALGCPEAVDLGGAAVLPGFIDAHVHFGDLARAKYELDLSEARSAEDVLARLQKHAATLTPGEWLFGRRWDESKWPERRYLTRDDLDRALPNVPVVLRRVCGHLWVANTCALERAQVPADTPGLDAANGWLREGATDGLKRYREPTPERLAQAIGYASDSVLRLGITSVHDQWSELRPLWEAPAGALRVKVRVGLPDTRLAAACELGLPTGLGSRFVCMGGIKVFADGSVGARTAALREPYADDPSTAGGLVCTPEALGERVRAAHQHGLQLAVHAIGDRAVDVVVDALRRAIESAPDRDHRHRIEHCELPDRAAVDALAALGVIASVQPNFIGEWGRAGGMYEERLGPDRWMRMNPLGTLVRAGVRLAFGSDGMPIGPLYGIWSATQHPDPAERLTVEQAVACYTAGSAWAGFEEAEKGRLQPGYAADFVVLSSDPARVPVDRIRDIRVLQTYVDGRRAFDATG, translated from the coding sequence ATGACCGCACGGCTGTACACCGCCGAACGCATCTGGACGATGGACGCACACCGGCCCTACGTGCGCCACATGGCCGTCGAGAACGGCCGGATACTGGCCGTCGGCGATGAGGCCCGGGCGCTGGGCTGCCCGGAGGCAGTGGACCTGGGCGGCGCCGCCGTCCTGCCGGGCTTCATCGACGCGCACGTGCACTTCGGCGATCTGGCACGGGCGAAGTACGAACTGGACCTGAGCGAGGCGCGCTCGGCCGAGGACGTCCTGGCGCGGCTGCAGAAGCACGCCGCGACGCTGACGCCCGGCGAGTGGCTGTTCGGCCGACGCTGGGACGAGAGCAAGTGGCCCGAGAGGCGCTACCTGACCCGCGACGACCTGGACCGCGCGCTGCCGAACGTGCCGGTCGTGCTGCGGCGCGTCTGCGGGCACCTCTGGGTGGCCAACACGTGTGCGCTCGAACGGGCGCAGGTGCCCGCCGACACACCCGGACTCGACGCCGCGAACGGCTGGCTGCGCGAGGGCGCCACCGACGGTCTGAAGCGCTACCGCGAGCCGACCCCCGAGCGGCTTGCCCAGGCCATCGGCTACGCCTCCGATTCCGTGCTGAGGCTGGGCATCACGTCGGTGCACGACCAGTGGTCCGAGCTGCGCCCGCTCTGGGAAGCGCCCGCCGGCGCTCTGCGCGTGAAGGTGCGCGTGGGCCTGCCGGACACCCGGCTGGCCGCCGCCTGCGAGCTGGGGCTGCCCACGGGCCTCGGCAGCCGATTCGTTTGCATGGGCGGCATCAAGGTGTTCGCCGACGGCTCGGTGGGCGCGCGAACTGCCGCCCTGCGCGAGCCGTACGCAGACGACCCCTCGACGGCCGGCGGCCTGGTGTGCACGCCCGAGGCGCTGGGCGAACGCGTGCGCGCCGCCCACCAACACGGGCTGCAACTGGCCGTGCACGCCATCGGCGACCGCGCGGTGGACGTGGTGGTGGACGCCCTGCGCCGCGCCATCGAGTCCGCGCCGGACCGGGACCACCGGCACCGGATCGAGCACTGCGAACTGCCCGACAGGGCCGCCGTGGACGCCCTGGCGGCGCTGGGCGTCATCGCCTCGGTCCAGCCGAACTTCATCGGCGAATGGGGCCGGGCCGGCGGCATGTACGAAGAGCGCCTCGGACCCGACCGCTGGATGCGCATGAACCCGCTGGGCACGCTCGTGCGCGCGGGGGTGCGGCTGGCGTTCGGGTCGGACGGCATGCCGATCGGCCCGCTGTACGGCATCTGGTCGGCAACGCAGCATCCGGACCCCGCCGAACGCCTGACGGTCGAACAGGCCGTCGCCTGCTACACGGCGGGCAGCGCCTGGGCGGGCTTCGAGGAGGCCGAGAAGGGCCGCCTGCAGCCGGGCTACGCGGCGGACTTCGTGGTGCTCTCGTCCGACCCCGCCCGCGTGCCCGTCGACCGAATACGCGACATCCGCGTTCTGCAGACTTACGTGGACGGCCGGCGCGCCTTCGACGCAACGGGCTGA
- a CDS encoding carbon-nitrogen hydrolase family protein gives MRIQGFSRGLGLPTDVAEGVDVYATLVRAACRRKAQLIVTPEVVVAGRGPAGAVEVPGPATEPFQQIARDHGAHVVLGLRRRDGDATRNSAVLIGPEGIQGIYDKVHLAISEGLNGSLPGDSFPVFETPHGRVGCLICMDTTVCESARMTALNGAEFICFPIMGDLRADRFSPGDPVFNESRWKAIMRTRAIDNQVCMVVARNDVRGSCIIDRKGDLLAWNEGYDEFTMATVARDDGYLDWLGGDFRGVTFLLRRPHLYGRYADEDCLGPCRRRRET, from the coding sequence ATGCGCATCCAGGGGTTTTCGCGTGGACTCGGCCTGCCGACGGACGTCGCCGAGGGGGTGGACGTCTACGCGACGCTCGTGCGGGCCGCCTGTCGCAGGAAGGCGCAGCTCATCGTCACGCCGGAAGTCGTCGTCGCCGGGCGCGGCCCGGCCGGCGCCGTGGAGGTGCCGGGGCCGGCGACGGAGCCGTTCCAGCAGATCGCGCGCGACCACGGCGCCCACGTCGTGCTCGGGCTGCGCCGACGCGACGGCGACGCGACGCGCAACAGCGCGGTGCTGATCGGCCCGGAGGGAATTCAGGGCATCTACGACAAGGTGCACCTGGCCATCAGCGAGGGCCTGAACGGCTCGCTGCCCGGCGACTCCTTCCCCGTCTTTGAGACGCCGCACGGCCGCGTCGGCTGCCTGATCTGCATGGACACGACCGTGTGCGAGTCGGCACGCATGACGGCACTGAACGGGGCCGAGTTCATCTGCTTCCCCATCATGGGCGACCTGCGGGCGGACCGCTTCTCCCCCGGCGACCCCGTGTTCAACGAGAGCCGCTGGAAGGCCATCATGCGCACGCGCGCCATCGACAACCAGGTCTGCATGGTGGTCGCGCGCAACGACGTACGGGGGAGCTGCATCATCGACCGCAAGGGCGACCTCCTGGCCTGGAACGAGGGCTACGACGAGTTCACCATGGCCACGGTCGCGCGGGACGACGGCTACCTGGACTGGCTGGGCGGCGACTTCCGGGGGGTCACCTTCCTGCTGCGGCGCCCGCACCTCTACGGCCGCTACGCGGACGAAGACTGCCTTGGCCCGTGCCGTCGCAGGCGGGAGACGTGA
- a CDS encoding ABC transporter ATP-binding protein — MRHYHMRHMGRPGDAPKKSVGDILRSYGRLLGYVRPWWYLMVCVLGLAVLTEVLRLVQPWLFKAFVDDALPSTGYRLHAVLAAVFVGTLLGAALAGALHNYLSAMLGQRIVRAVRNQLYRHLQDLSIRFFEDHPTGETMSRVVNDSEAVESMLVHSVEVVVTSMLRLLGVAGLLFAMNARLAALTLIPMPLILAAVLFFTREFHSRFGAFRQKIADLNTFVQERISGVRVVKSFSRERQETAGFQDRTQDYYDASMDVALRFAVFHPLMQVLTGLGLLFVFIAGGRMVLNGTLLLGEFVAFQMYVGSFYRPIQELSRLLAHGLPRSTAAADRIFEFLDETPELAVAPDAIRPERLEGRIELQGVGFAYRSEPVLTDIDLTIRPGETVALVGPSGVGKTTLVDLICRFYDVQRGCVLIDGVDVRRYDPPALREHIGMVLQEPFLFNTTLHENIAYGRPECSEADVYRAAEQAGADAFIREIPDGYQAVVGERGVKLSVGQKQRISIARALLRDPAVLILDEATSAVDTITEKAIQDALAAAARGRTTILIAHRLSTTDIADRIVVLDGGRLVEEGTQEELLARGGKFAELWEMQSLGVSTEDNNRRPPG, encoded by the coding sequence GTGCGCCACTATCATATGCGCCACATGGGCCGCCCGGGAGACGCGCCGAAGAAGAGCGTTGGGGACATCCTCCGTTCGTACGGCCGTCTGCTCGGGTACGTCCGGCCGTGGTGGTACCTCATGGTCTGCGTGCTCGGCCTGGCCGTGCTGACCGAGGTGCTGCGGCTGGTCCAGCCGTGGCTGTTCAAGGCGTTTGTGGACGACGCCCTGCCGAGCACCGGCTACCGGCTGCATGCGGTGTTGGCGGCGGTGTTCGTGGGCACCTTGCTGGGCGCGGCGCTCGCCGGCGCTCTGCACAACTATCTCTCCGCGATGCTCGGCCAGCGGATCGTGCGGGCCGTGCGCAACCAGCTCTACAGGCACCTGCAGGACCTGTCCATCCGGTTCTTCGAGGACCACCCGACCGGCGAGACGATGTCGCGCGTCGTGAATGACTCCGAGGCCGTGGAGTCGATGCTGGTCCACTCGGTGGAGGTGGTCGTCACGTCGATGCTGAGGCTGCTCGGGGTGGCCGGCCTGCTGTTCGCGATGAACGCGCGCCTGGCCGCCCTGACCCTGATCCCCATGCCGTTGATCCTCGCCGCGGTCCTGTTCTTCACCCGCGAGTTCCACTCGCGGTTCGGGGCGTTCCGGCAGAAGATCGCCGATCTGAACACGTTCGTGCAGGAGCGGATATCGGGAGTGCGCGTGGTCAAGTCCTTCTCCCGCGAGCGCCAGGAGACGGCCGGCTTCCAGGACCGCACCCAGGACTACTACGACGCCTCGATGGACGTGGCCCTGCGGTTCGCCGTCTTCCACCCGCTCATGCAGGTCCTCACGGGCCTCGGGCTCCTGTTCGTCTTCATCGCCGGCGGGCGCATGGTCCTCAACGGCACGCTTCTGCTGGGGGAGTTCGTCGCCTTCCAGATGTACGTGGGCAGCTTCTACCGGCCGATCCAGGAGTTGTCCCGGCTGCTTGCCCACGGGCTGCCCCGTTCCACGGCGGCTGCCGACCGCATCTTCGAGTTCCTGGACGAGACCCCCGAACTCGCCGTCGCGCCCGACGCGATCCGTCCCGAGCGGCTCGAGGGCCGCATCGAACTGCAGGGGGTCGGGTTCGCCTATCGGTCCGAACCCGTCCTGACCGACATCGACCTGACCATCCGGCCCGGCGAGACCGTGGCGCTGGTCGGCCCCAGCGGCGTCGGCAAGACGACGCTGGTGGACCTGATCTGCCGCTTCTACGACGTGCAGCGCGGGTGCGTGCTCATCGACGGTGTCGACGTGCGCCGGTACGACCCGCCCGCCCTCCGCGAGCACATCGGCATGGTGCTGCAGGAGCCCTTTCTGTTCAACACCACGCTCCACGAGAACATCGCCTACGGCCGCCCCGAGTGCAGCGAGGCGGACGTGTACCGGGCCGCCGAGCAGGCCGGTGCCGACGCGTTCATCCGTGAGATCCCCGACGGCTACCAGGCCGTCGTCGGCGAGCGCGGCGTGAAGCTCTCCGTCGGCCAGAAGCAGCGCATCTCCATCGCACGCGCCCTCTTGCGGGACCCCGCGGTCCTGATTCTCGACGAGGCCACCTCGGCCGTGGACACCATCACGGAGAAGGCGATTCAGGATGCCCTGGCCGCTGCCGCACGGGGGCGCACCACGATCCTGATCGCCCACCGGCTGTCGACCACCGACATCGCCGACCGCATCGTCGTGCTGGACGGCGGCCGGCTGGTCGAGGAGGGCACCCAGGAGGAGCTGCTCGCGCGGGGCGGCAAGTTCGCCGAACTCTGGGAGATGCAGAGCCTGGGAGTCTCGACCGAGGACAACAACCGCCGCCCGCCGGGCTGA
- a CDS encoding alkaline phosphatase has translation MARLSVAFKVLVLVVLVVSVSDCASARPAPMAGRSAVRSVKNVIVLISDGCGFRHVEAASLYSAGAPGRSVYESFPCRIAMKTDPLVRTDDGRAPSGYDPEAVWADFDHVRRGCTDSAAAATALSTGRKTTNGAIGVDAEGQPLRNVLTLCEELGMATGVVTSVPISHATPAGFAAHSSSRNHVEEIAREMILETAIDCIMGCGHPWYDSDGQRRPEAGSYGYVGGADLWGALVAGLAGAWDPVRHDADGDGRPTAGEWVDADHNGIADDEWTLVQSREEFRRLMDGPAPRRVIGIPQVGGTLQCSRGGDPEAAPYVVPLNQGVPTLAEMTRAALNVLGRGPDGLFLMVEGGAVDSASHSNLSGRMIEEQCDFNDAAAAVVEWVEANSNWEETLLIVTADHECGYLTAGEGVWAYEPLGGRGIGRMPEMAWNSGSHTRLLVPLYARGTAAAGFAARVVGRDPHFGPYVDNTDVANLIFDALGDPQD, from the coding sequence ATGGCGCGGTTGTCCGTGGCGTTCAAAGTGCTTGTGCTGGTGGTTCTTGTTGTCTCCGTGTCCGACTGCGCCTCCGCGCGGCCCGCACCGATGGCGGGGCGTTCGGCCGTCCGCAGCGTGAAGAATGTGATCGTGCTGATCAGCGACGGCTGCGGGTTCCGGCACGTTGAAGCGGCGAGCCTGTACAGCGCCGGAGCGCCGGGACGCAGCGTCTACGAGTCGTTTCCCTGCCGCATCGCCATGAAGACCGACCCGCTGGTCCGCACGGACGACGGCCGTGCGCCGAGCGGGTATGACCCGGAAGCCGTCTGGGCGGACTTCGATCACGTCCGACGGGGATGCACGGATTCGGCCGCCGCCGCGACGGCACTATCCACCGGCCGCAAGACCACGAACGGTGCGATCGGCGTCGACGCCGAGGGCCAGCCGCTCCGCAATGTGCTCACCCTCTGCGAGGAACTGGGCATGGCCACCGGCGTGGTTACCTCGGTGCCGATCTCGCACGCGACGCCGGCCGGTTTCGCGGCCCACAGCAGCAGCCGCAACCACGTCGAGGAGATCGCCCGGGAGATGATCCTGGAGACCGCCATCGACTGCATCATGGGCTGCGGGCATCCCTGGTATGACAGCGACGGGCAGCGGCGGCCGGAGGCGGGCTCCTACGGCTACGTCGGGGGCGCCGATCTGTGGGGCGCCCTGGTGGCCGGCCTGGCCGGCGCCTGGGACCCCGTGCGGCACGACGCCGACGGAGACGGCCGGCCGACGGCGGGGGAGTGGGTTGACGCCGATCACAACGGCATCGCCGACGACGAATGGACGCTCGTGCAGTCCCGCGAGGAGTTCCGGCGTCTTATGGACGGGCCGGCACCGCGGCGCGTGATCGGCATCCCGCAGGTGGGCGGCACCCTGCAGTGTTCGCGCGGCGGAGATCCGGAGGCGGCGCCCTACGTCGTGCCACTCAACCAGGGCGTGCCCACGCTGGCCGAGATGACGCGGGCCGCGCTGAACGTGCTGGGGCGCGGACCGGACGGCCTGTTCCTCATGGTGGAAGGCGGGGCCGTGGACTCGGCCTCGCATTCGAACCTCTCGGGGCGCATGATCGAGGAACAGTGCGACTTCAACGACGCCGCCGCCGCGGTCGTCGAGTGGGTCGAGGCGAACAGCAACTGGGAAGAGACGCTGCTGATCGTCACGGCGGACCACGAATGCGGCTACCTGACGGCCGGCGAGGGGGTCTGGGCCTACGAACCACTGGGGGGACGGGGCATCGGTCGGATGCCCGAGATGGCGTGGAACAGCGGCAGCCACACCCGGCTGCTCGTTCCCCTCTACGCTCGGGGCACGGCGGCGGCCGGCTTCGCCGCCCGGGTCGTCGGACGCGACCCGCATTTCGGTCCGTATGTCGACAACACGGACGTGGCGAATCTGATCTTCGATGCGCTCGGCGATCCGCAGGACTGA
- a CDS encoding DUF3368 domain-containing protein: MRPTVVSNTGPLIALAAAELLTVLGRLFEKVLVPVAVRDEINSGTGGAARYDEMANRTQCLEVCASGDPPALLADVLDAGESAVIQLALEQDVPLVLMDERKGRKVAAEVFHLEAVGTVGLLLRAKREGVIPRLAGPLSRMLAAGYYIHEGIVTEALRRADEEDSPLTPCP, encoded by the coding sequence GTGAGGCCGACCGTCGTCTCCAACACCGGACCGCTGATAGCCCTGGCGGCAGCCGAACTCCTGACTGTCCTTGGTCGCCTCTTCGAGAAGGTACTGGTGCCGGTAGCCGTCCGCGACGAGATCAACTCGGGCACGGGGGGCGCCGCCCGATACGATGAGATGGCGAACCGCACACAGTGCCTGGAGGTCTGCGCTTCGGGCGACCCGCCGGCCCTGCTGGCCGACGTGCTTGACGCGGGCGAGAGCGCGGTCATCCAGCTCGCGCTCGAACAGGACGTGCCCCTGGTGTTGATGGACGAGCGCAAGGGCCGGAAGGTTGCGGCCGAGGTGTTCCACCTGGAGGCCGTCGGCACGGTCGGCCTGCTGCTGCGCGCCAAACGTGAAGGCGTCATCCCCCGTCTTGCGGGTCCTCTCTCTCGCATGCTCGCCGCGGGGTACTACATCCACGAAGGCATCGTTACCGAAGCCCTCCGCCGCGCCGACGAGGAGGACTCTCCGCTTACGCCTTGCCCGTGA
- a CDS encoding UPF0175 family protein, whose protein sequence is MKTARFTYPESLPALANLSPDEFEAEARMAMAAKLYELGRLTSGQAALMAGVSRVDFLLSCRQYGVASVRWDEAEMRREFGDQ, encoded by the coding sequence ATGAAGACTGCCAGGTTCACCTATCCTGAGTCGCTGCCGGCCCTGGCGAACCTTAGCCCGGATGAGTTCGAGGCCGAGGCGCGCATGGCCATGGCAGCGAAGCTGTACGAGCTCGGCCGGCTCACGTCCGGACAGGCGGCACTGATGGCCGGGGTCAGCCGGGTCGACTTCCTGTTGTCCTGCCGCCAATACGGCGTTGCCTCGGTGAGATGGGATGAGGCGGAGATGCGCCGGGAGTTTGGCGACCAGTGA